Proteins encoded within one genomic window of Bradyrhizobium sp. 186:
- a CDS encoding nitronate monooxygenase family protein, translating into MWPDRRLIDLFKTEFPIVLAPMAGVMDADLVVAAAQGGALGSLPCAMLSAEKIREQVNIIRHRVTAPVNLNFFCHTPVELTAEAEARWKQRLAGYYSEHGLDPAAPVNAANRAPFDAAMCAVVEELKPEVVSFHFGLPEHALLDRVKAAGCLVISSATTVREAVWLDQRGVDAVIAQGAEAGGHRGMFLTENIAEQPGTFALVPQIVDAVKVPVIAAGGIGDGRGIAAAFTLGASGVQIGSAYLRCPESKVSAAGRAALAAGRDDSTVMTNVMTGRPARGVQNRLMREAGPISPDAPPFPHAATALAPLKAAAEKQGRVDFTNLWAGQAIAMGRELPAAELTRDLAKSALARLRQMAG; encoded by the coding sequence ATGTGGCCCGACCGTCGACTGATCGATCTCTTCAAGACCGAATTCCCGATCGTGCTGGCGCCGATGGCCGGCGTGATGGATGCGGATCTCGTGGTTGCGGCCGCGCAAGGCGGGGCGCTTGGATCGCTGCCCTGCGCGATGCTGTCGGCGGAGAAGATCCGCGAGCAGGTCAACATCATTCGCCATCGCGTGACGGCGCCCGTCAATTTGAACTTCTTTTGTCACACACCCGTCGAGCTCACGGCGGAGGCGGAGGCGCGCTGGAAGCAACGCCTCGCTGGCTATTACAGCGAGCACGGCCTCGATCCGGCGGCGCCGGTCAACGCAGCCAACCGGGCACCGTTCGATGCGGCGATGTGCGCGGTCGTGGAGGAATTGAAGCCGGAGGTCGTCAGCTTCCATTTCGGCCTGCCGGAGCATGCCTTGCTCGACCGCGTCAAGGCGGCCGGCTGTCTCGTGATTTCCTCGGCGACCACCGTGAGGGAAGCTGTATGGCTCGATCAGCGCGGCGTCGATGCGGTGATCGCGCAAGGCGCCGAGGCTGGAGGCCATCGCGGCATGTTCCTGACCGAAAACATCGCTGAGCAGCCCGGTACGTTCGCGCTGGTGCCGCAGATCGTCGACGCCGTGAAAGTGCCGGTTATCGCGGCCGGCGGCATCGGGGACGGGCGCGGCATTGCCGCGGCTTTCACGCTGGGCGCGTCCGGCGTGCAGATCGGCAGCGCTTACCTGCGATGTCCGGAGTCCAAGGTGAGCGCGGCGGGGCGCGCCGCGCTTGCCGCGGGACGCGATGATTCCACCGTCATGACCAACGTCATGACCGGGCGGCCGGCGCGCGGCGTCCAGAACCGGCTAATGCGCGAAGCCGGCCCGATCTCACCGGATGCGCCGCCATTTCCCCACGCCGCAACGGCGCTGGCGCCACTGAAGGCGGCGGCAGAGAAGCAGGGCAGGGTCGATTTCACCAATCTCTGGGCGGGGCAGGCGATCGCCATGGGCAGGGAGCTCCCCGCGGCCGAATTGACCCGGGATCTCGCGAAATCGGCCCTGGCGCGCCTGCGCCAGATGGCAGGCTAG